The Rhipicephalus sanguineus isolate Rsan-2018 chromosome 7, BIME_Rsan_1.4, whole genome shotgun sequence genome includes a window with the following:
- the LOC119399577 gene encoding uncharacterized protein LOC119399577 has product MKDTLPTTAEILEKYPALGNVEMLHEEFTAITGIKMEKKLLEFFNNFGPRILELLKTRHSTKDLVKQLEEELEELEGDGRKCRFAVALIELLPLLLKEKPKFLRGPDIYPALRFEGTSIREAEEMTVVFEAFNIHVVDVIAGMTAIMELYWVLDVMYSESNKNTLTLLEYFCGLPSVPRAPLLLRTISSIKS; this is encoded by the exons ATGAAAGATACACTGCCAACAACAGCTGAGATACTTGAAAAGTATCCCGCTTTAGGAAATGTTGAGATG CTTCATGAAGAATTTACAGCAATAACAGGCATCAAGATGGAAAAAAAGCTGTTGGAATTTTTCAACAACTTTGGACCCAGGATTCTGGAGCTACTAAAAACTCGCCATTCAACAAAGGACCTGGTGAAGCAGCTCGAGGAGGAGCTTGAAGAACTGGAAGGCGATGGCCGTAAAT GTCGATTTGCAGTTGCCTTAATAGAACTCCTCCCACTGCTGCTGAAAGAGAAGCCGAAATTTCTGAGGGGCCCT GACATCTACCCTGCTCTTCGTTTTGAGGGAACAAGTATCAGAGAGGCCGAAGAAATGACCGTAGTGTTTGAGGCGTTCAACATTCATGTCGTCGATGTTATAGCCGGCATGACGGCTATCATGGAACTCTATTGGGTACTAGATGTCATGTACTCGGAGAGTAACAAAAACACCTTAACGCTCCTCGAGTACTTTTGTGGACTACCAAGTGTGCCCAGAGCACCACTACTTTTAAGGACGATTTCGTCGATCAAGAGTTGA
- the LOC119398812 gene encoding uncharacterized protein LOC119398812, which yields MNAVVVLLVLTAIFAVSTVDAGHHYHHGYGGGGGGGGGGGGGGHGHGHYYVIHKHHGHYGGGGGGGGGGGGGGYGGHGWW from the exons ATGAACGCAGTG GTTGTTCTGCTGGTGCTAAcggcaatatttgctgtgtcTACTGTGGACGCCGGCCACCATTACCACCATGGCTACGGTggaggtggtggcggcggcggcggaggcggagGAGGTGGACACGGACACGGCCATTACTACGTGATTCATAAACATCACGGGCACTACGGCGGTGGCGGAGGTGGTggaggaggcggcggcggcggaggctaCGGCGGCCACGGGTGGTGGTAG